A genomic window from Quercus lobata isolate SW786 chromosome 10, ValleyOak3.0 Primary Assembly, whole genome shotgun sequence includes:
- the LOC115964438 gene encoding uncharacterized protein LOC115964438 encodes MGVIEVIHVALEKLIVGRRKGVLTVVPVEGNPSLQSSGKKMKFAWEPVSFDDEDLEGTIQPHDDALVVTARINDFLVKRVMIDQGSGADVMYPDLFKGLSLKKKDLMKYTSPLVGFDGKVVIPEGQISLPMIMGGKEVSVTFTIVSSFSPYTAILERPWIHSMRAVPSTLHVKIKFPAERGAIVIKGDQQAAKKCLTAVVN; translated from the coding sequence ATGGGGGTAATTGAAGTAATCCATGTTGCGCTTGAGAAGCTCATTGTAGGAAGGAGGAAAGGAGTGTTGACAGTGGTACCGGTAGAAGGTAACCCGAGTCTACAGTCGTCGGGTAAGAAGATGAAGTTTGCATGGGAGCCCGTCTCATTTGACGATGAAGATTTGGAGGGGACGATTCAGCCACATGATGATGCATTAGTGGTCACAGCCCGGATAAACGACTTCTTAGTAAAAAGGGTGATGATAGACCAGGGAAGTGGGGCCGACGTGATGTACCCTGATCTGTTCAAGGGACTCAGTCTAAAGAAGAAGGACCTTATGAAGTACACTTCACCCTTGGTTGGGTTTGATGGCAAAGTAGTGATTCCTGAGGGGCAAATCTCCCTCCCCATGATTATGGGAGGGAAAGAGGTATCTGTGACATTCACAATAGTAAGTTCATTTTCCCCGTATACTGCCATCCTGGAAAGACCATGGATCCATTCAATGAGGGCCGTCCCATCAACACTACATGTAAAGATTAAATTCCCAGCCGAGCGAGGTGCCATTGTAATAAAAGGAGACCAGCAAGCGGCCAAAAAGTGTCTTACTGCCGTAGTGAACTGA
- the LOC115964439 gene encoding uncharacterized protein LOC115964439, with translation MVCQVEHCSWEVHVDGASSAKGVGVKVVIITSEGILLEHSFRLGFNASNNEVEYEALLVGLRAISRLEAQDVEVYSDSRLIVNQVQGSFEARDPWMKAYLNLVKQVMDDFCMVKVIQVARAQNRHADSLTTLASSIAKDIPRLIRVELIPEPRIKVARNEGTAKVKVTTVATLGSNWMDPIINFLADDRIPDDEKEANKVRRVAAWYWLSGDRKLYRRSLGGPYLSCLHPEKVGQLLAELHEGVCGNYVGDVGNRRFVLVVVDYFTKWAEAEALANIWDVDVKKFVWKNIITRFGVSDSLISDNGLQFDSRGFHEFCSNLGIRNKYSTPAYPQGNGQAEAVNKVIVKGLKRRLEGAKGN, from the exons ATGGTCTGTCAGGTGGAGCACTGCTCGTGGGAGGTACATGTGGATGGGGCTTCCAGCGCAAAAGGCGTCGGAGTCAAGGTAGTCATAATCACCTCAGAGGGAATTCTCTTGGAGCATTCATTCAGGTTGGGGTTTAATGCCTCTAACAACGAGGTAGAGTATGAAGCTTTGCTTGTCGGACTGAGGGCAATTTCACGGTTAGAAGCTCAGGATGTAGAGGTTTATTCGGATTCAAGGCTCATAGTCAACCAGGTGCAGGGGAGCTTTGAGGCTCGAGATCCTTGGATGAAAGCATACTTAAACTTAGTGAAGCAAGTCATGGACGACTTTTGTATGGTGAAGGTGATTCAAGTGGCCCGAGCACAGAACAGACATGCTGACTCTCTCACCACTCTGGCATCGTCAATTGCCAAGGATATTCCCCGGCTTATCAGAGTGGAACTCATCCCCGAGCCCAGGATTAAGGTGGCAAGAAATGAGGGGACCGCGAAAGTCAAAGTCACAACAGTCGCAACACTTGGATCGAACTGGATGGACCCCATCATAAATTTCTTAGCCGATGACCGAATTCCGGATGATGAGAAAGAGGCCAACAAGGTCCGCAGGGTGGCTGCCTGGTATTGGTTGTCCGGGGACCGGAAACTCTATCGTAGGTCACTCGGAGGGCCATATCTGTCATGCTTACACCCAGAGAAAGTTGGCCAACTCCTGGCCGAGTTGCATGAAGGGGTATGCGGCAACTATGTAGGGGACG TGGGCAATCGAAGATTCGTGTTGGTAGTCgttgattacttcaccaaatgggcaGAGGCAGAGGCTTTGGCCAATATCtgggacgtagatgtgaagaaatTCGTATGGAAGAATATAATCACCAGGTTCGGGGTCTCGGACTCCCTTATATCGGATAACGGGCTGCAATTTGACAGCCGAGGTTTTCACGAATTTTGCAGCAATCTTGGCATCAGGAACAAGTACTCTACTCCGGCATATCCCCAGGGCAATGGCCAGGCtgaggccgtgaacaaggtaATCGTGAAGGGCTTGAAGCGAAGGCTGGAAGGAGCGAAGGGCAACTAG
- the LOC115964022 gene encoding galactoside 2-alpha-L-fucosyltransferase-like, whose amino-acid sequence MKRFKKNQDDENGNGVARPPNSDSHIVVRDPDRKSGSNPMRLVGIVVVCLMIISVLFSVSVVLKDPPSDKVWIAAAEARFVDVGPKKGSEDDAVQSTGVPKDKLLRGLLSAGFDEGSCISRYQSAEYRKELSHKPSSYLTSRLRRYEALHKKCGPYTELYNKTLEQLKSGHSTGSSECNYVVWISYSGLGNRILTLAASFLYALLTNRVLLVDPGVDVADLFCEPFPEVSWFLPPDFPLKNHFNSFNQESPQCYGKMVKNNTIANLNGLIPSSVYLHLAHDYGDHDKLFFCDEDQSFLQKVPWLIVKTDNYFIPSIFLIPSFEQELSNLFPNRDTVFHFLGRYLFHPTNQVWGLITRYYEAYLARAHERIGIQIRVFDVGTGPFQHVLDQILACTIKENLLPEINREQHIISTSKGTQKSKAVLMTSLSSGYSEKIRDIYWEHPTVTGEVVGIFQPSHEEYQQTEKLVHNRKAWAEMYLLSMTDMLVTSSWSTFGYVAQGLGGLKPWILYKPENGTAPDPPCRRAMSMEPCFHAPPFYDCKAKVGVDTGKIVPHVRHCEDMSWGLKLVDHYDEL is encoded by the exons AGTTTCTGTAGTTCTCAAAGACCCACCTTCAGATAAAGTTTGGATAGCTGCTGCAGAGGCAAGGTTTGTTGATGTGGGTCCCAAAAAAG GTTCAGAAGATGATGCTGTTCAGTCCACTGGGGTGCCAAAGGATAAACTGCTTAGAGGGTTACTTTCTGCTGGATTTGATGAAGGATCTTGTATCAGCAGGTATCAGTCAGCTGAATATCGCAAGGAACTATCACACAAACCTTCCTCTTACCTCACTTCCAGGTTACGAAGATATGAAGCTCTACATAAAAAATGTGGACCCTATACTGAATTGTATAACAAAACCTTGGAGCAACTGAAGTCTGGTCATTCCACTGGGTCCTCAGAATGTAATTATGTAGTATGGATTTCCTATAGTGGATTAGGGAATAGGATACTTACCCTAGCTGCATCATTTCTATATGCCCTCCTCACAAACCGCGTCCTACTTGTTGACCCTGGAGTTGATGTGGCCGATCTCTTCTGTGAACCATTTCCAGAGGTTTCCTGGTTTCTACCCCCAGATTTTCCCCTTAAAAATCATTTCAACAGCTTCAATCAGGAATCCCCTCAATGTTACGGGAAAATGGTGAAGAATAATACAATTGCAAATTTGAATGGGTTGATACCATCTTCTGTCTACCTCCATCTAGCCCATGATTATGGTGATCATGATAAGCTTTTCTTTTGTGATGAGGATCAATCTTTTCTGCAGAAAGTACCTTGGTTGATTGTGAAAACAGATAACTACTTCATCCCATCTATTTTCTTAATCCCTTCTTTTGAGCAAGAATTGAGTAATCTCTTCCCAAATAGGGATACGGTTTTCCACTTCTTAGGCCGATATCTATTCCACCCCACAAATCAGGTTTGGGGACTTATTACCAGATACTATGAAGCCTATTTAGCTAGAGCACATGAAAGAATAGGCATTCAGATCAGGGTCTTTGATGTTGGGACTGGTCCATTTCAGCATGTACTTGACCAAATCCTAGCTTGTACCATAAAGGAGAATCTTTTGCCAGAAATCAACAGAGAGCAACACATTATCAGCACATCCAAAGGAACTCAGAAGTCTAAAGCTGTTCTGATGACATCATTAAGCTCCGGGTACTCTGAAAAGATTAGAGATATTTATTGGGAACATCCAACTGTAACCGGTGAGGTGGTTGGCATTTTCCAGCCGAGCCATGAAGAGTATCAACAAACAGAGAAGCTAGTGCACAACCGGAAGGCATGGGCAGAGATGTACTTACTGAGCATGACTGATATGTTGGTCACAAGCTCATGGTCAACTTTCGGGTATGTGGCTCAAGGTCTTGGAGGGTTAAAGCCATGGATACTATACAAGCCTGAGAATGGGACTGCCCCCGACCCACCTTGTCGTCGAGCCATGTCAATGGAACCTTGCTTCCATGCACCTCCCTTCTATGACTGCAAGGCAAAGGTCGGGGTTGACACAGGTAAAATTGTACCCCATGTGAGGCATTGTGAGGACATGAGCTGGGGCCTCAAGCTTGTTGATCATTATGATGAATTGTAA